Proteins encoded within one genomic window of Paenibacillus thermoaerophilus:
- the dapA gene encoding 4-hydroxy-tetrahydrodipicolinate synthase, which produces MDFGRLITAMVTPFDAQGAIEWETLGRLVDHLIEVQRNDAIIVCGTTGESPTLTDEEKAELFRYVVRRANGRCKVIAGTGSNSTAHTIHLTHEAEQAGVDGILLVAPYYNRPSQEGLYRHFSAVAASTKLPIMLYNIPGRTGINVEVSTTLRLAREFDHIVATKESITDFDAFTRLVAESPEHFRVYSGDDGITLPVLSVGGYGIVSVSSHIVGAQMKEMIEAYLAGRVADAAALHQKLSPVFSAMFNCPHRVPSPAPVKHALKLRGIDVGGLRLPLVGVTEAEGRFIEDVLNRFF; this is translated from the coding sequence ATGGATTTCGGTAGACTGATCACGGCGATGGTGACGCCGTTTGATGCGCAGGGCGCCATCGAATGGGAGACGCTTGGGCGGCTGGTCGACCATCTCATCGAAGTGCAGCGGAACGACGCGATTATCGTCTGCGGGACGACGGGCGAATCCCCGACGCTGACGGACGAGGAGAAAGCCGAGCTGTTCCGCTATGTCGTGCGCAGAGCAAACGGACGCTGCAAGGTGATCGCGGGAACGGGCAGCAACAGCACCGCGCATACGATCCATTTGACGCACGAGGCCGAACAGGCCGGCGTCGACGGCATTTTGCTGGTGGCGCCGTACTACAACCGTCCGTCCCAGGAAGGGCTGTACCGCCACTTCAGCGCGGTGGCGGCTTCTACCAAGCTGCCGATCATGCTGTACAACATCCCGGGGCGCACGGGCATCAACGTCGAAGTGTCCACGACGCTGCGGCTGGCCCGCGAGTTCGACCATATCGTGGCGACCAAAGAGTCAATCACCGATTTCGACGCGTTTACCCGGCTTGTGGCGGAATCGCCCGAGCATTTCCGCGTATACAGCGGCGATGACGGCATTACCCTGCCGGTGCTGTCCGTCGGAGGTTACGGCATCGTCAGCGTATCATCGCATATTGTCGGCGCACAAATGAAAGAGATGATCGAGGCGTACCTCGCCGGCCGAGTCGCCGATGCGGCAGCCCTTCACCAAAAGCTGTCGCCGGTATTCTCGGCGATGTTCAACTGTCCGCACCGCGTGCCGAGCCCCGCTCCCGTCAAGCATGCCCTGAAGCTTCGCGGCATCGACGTCGGAGGCTTGCGCTTGCCGCTTGTGGGCGTGACCGAAGCGGAAGGCCGGTTTATCGAGGACGTTTTGAACCGGTTTTTCTGA
- the dapG gene encoding aspartate kinase: MRVIVQKFGGTSLATAQARTHAIRHIQRAVAEKFHPVVVVSAMGRKGEPYATDTLLSLAGEGGLAPLPSREADLLMACGEIISAAVLCSELIRAGTPAAVLTGGQAGIRTNDRFGHAHILRIQPSRILQLLQDGKVVVVTGFQGMTEEGDFTTLGRGGSDTSAAALGAALRAEVVDIFTDVSGILTADPRIVEDAKPLTRVTYAEIVNMAHYGAKVIHPRAAEIAMAANIPVRVRSTFDDGEGTLVASSPDTPEVVDRHVTGIAYSAGITQLKVVAGEGAYDLHLNVFKAMARHGISVDFINVNPSAVVYTVFDRDADRATAILRGMGYEPEVCGSCAKVSVIGGGMNGVPGIMASIVEALTEEDIQILQSADSNATIWVLVRSEDMANAVRVLHRKFELHKNKAEDQTESLTVRNKGAKE, from the coding sequence ATGCGCGTCATCGTGCAAAAGTTCGGCGGTACTTCCCTCGCTACGGCGCAAGCCAGAACACACGCGATCCGACACATCCAACGAGCCGTTGCCGAGAAGTTCCATCCCGTCGTCGTAGTATCCGCCATGGGCCGTAAGGGGGAACCGTACGCCACAGACACGCTGCTCAGTCTGGCGGGGGAAGGCGGCTTGGCGCCTTTGCCGTCCCGCGAGGCCGATTTGTTGATGGCATGCGGGGAGATCATCTCCGCCGCCGTGTTGTGCAGCGAACTGATTCGGGCCGGAACTCCGGCCGCCGTGCTGACCGGAGGTCAAGCCGGCATCCGGACGAACGACCGTTTCGGCCACGCCCATATTTTACGCATCCAGCCTTCCCGGATTTTGCAATTGCTGCAAGATGGGAAGGTTGTCGTTGTCACCGGGTTTCAGGGCATGACGGAAGAAGGCGACTTTACGACGCTCGGCAGAGGAGGCAGCGACACGTCCGCTGCCGCGCTTGGCGCTGCGCTGCGCGCGGAGGTCGTCGATATTTTCACCGACGTCAGCGGCATTTTGACCGCCGATCCCCGGATCGTGGAGGACGCCAAGCCGTTAACCCGCGTAACGTATGCGGAGATCGTGAACATGGCGCATTACGGGGCCAAGGTGATTCACCCGCGGGCCGCGGAGATCGCGATGGCGGCGAACATTCCGGTGCGGGTGCGCTCGACGTTCGACGACGGCGAAGGGACGCTGGTCGCCTCGTCTCCGGATACGCCGGAGGTTGTGGATCGGCATGTGACGGGAATCGCTTATTCGGCCGGCATCACCCAATTGAAGGTGGTGGCCGGGGAAGGCGCTTACGACCTGCACCTGAACGTCTTTAAAGCGATGGCGCGGCACGGCATTAGCGTCGACTTCATTAATGTGAACCCTTCCGCCGTCGTCTATACCGTATTCGACCGCGATGCGGACCGGGCGACAGCGATTCTCCGGGGCATGGGGTACGAGCCGGAGGTATGCGGCTCCTGCGCCAAAGTGTCGGTGATCGGCGGCGGAATGAACGGGGTGCCGGGCATTATGGCATCGATCGTCGAGGCTCTGACCGAAGAGGATATTCAGATCCTGCAGTCGGCGGATTCCAACGCGACGATCTGGGTATTGGTGAGGAGCGAAGACATGGCCAATGCCGTGCGGGTGTTGCATCGGAAATTCGAGCTTCATAAAAACAAAGCGGAGGACCAAACTGAATCGTTGACGGTTCGGAACAAGGGAGCGAAGGAATGA
- a CDS encoding ribonuclease J produces MSKKQQGDKVVIFALGGVGEIGKNMYVVQYGNDIVVVDAGLKFPEEDMLGIDIVIPDITYLVENKDKVRGILLTHGHEDHIGGLPYVLKALNVPVYGTRLTMGLVEAKLKEAHLLGETKRIVITADSELQLGSIKATFFRTNHSIPDSVGVCLETPEGLIVHTGDFKFDHTPVNDQYADLAKMAEIGSRGVLALLSDSTNAERPGFTGSEKSVGAELEEVFRKAKQRVVVATFASNVHRIQQIIDAAYNTRRKVTVVGRSMVNVVSIASELGYLNIPDGMLIEPEEVNRLPADRVVILSTGSQGEPMSALTRMARSAHKKMDILPGDTVVISATPIPGNERYVGRTVDELMRLGAHVIYGPGSVSGVHVSGHGSQEELKLMLNLIRPKYFIPIHGEYRMLRMHGLLAESVGIEKDNIFLIDIGDTVEIQNGVARKGAKVPSGNVLIDGLGVGDVGNIVLRDRKLLSQDGILVVVVTLSKQDGKILSGPDIISRGFVYVRESEGLLDEANKLVMNTLTRLMGENVNEWASLKTHVKDALGRFLYEQTRRRPMILPIIMEV; encoded by the coding sequence TTGTCGAAGAAACAACAAGGAGATAAAGTGGTCATTTTCGCCCTTGGCGGCGTGGGCGAAATTGGCAAAAACATGTATGTCGTCCAGTACGGCAACGACATTGTCGTGGTGGACGCGGGACTCAAGTTCCCGGAAGAAGATATGCTGGGCATCGATATCGTGATCCCGGATATCACGTATCTGGTGGAGAATAAAGACAAGGTTCGCGGCATTCTGCTGACGCACGGCCACGAGGATCATATCGGCGGATTGCCGTATGTGCTGAAGGCGCTGAACGTTCCCGTCTACGGTACAAGACTGACGATGGGACTCGTTGAGGCGAAGCTGAAGGAAGCGCACCTGCTGGGCGAGACGAAACGGATCGTCATTACCGCAGATTCGGAGTTGCAGTTGGGCTCGATCAAAGCGACGTTTTTCCGGACAAACCACAGCATTCCCGATTCGGTTGGCGTATGCCTCGAGACCCCTGAAGGTTTAATTGTGCATACGGGGGATTTCAAGTTTGACCATACTCCCGTCAACGATCAATACGCGGATCTTGCGAAAATGGCCGAGATCGGCAGCCGCGGCGTGCTTGCGCTCCTGTCGGACAGCACGAACGCGGAACGCCCGGGCTTCACCGGATCGGAGAAAAGCGTCGGCGCAGAACTGGAGGAAGTGTTCCGCAAAGCGAAGCAGCGCGTCGTCGTCGCGACGTTCGCATCGAACGTTCACCGGATCCAACAAATTATTGACGCTGCGTACAACACCCGTCGCAAAGTTACGGTTGTCGGCCGCAGCATGGTGAATGTGGTCAGCATCGCGAGCGAACTCGGCTACCTGAACATTCCGGACGGCATGCTCATCGAGCCGGAGGAAGTGAACCGTCTGCCGGCCGACCGCGTCGTCATCTTGTCGACGGGCAGCCAGGGCGAGCCGATGTCCGCGCTTACGCGGATGGCGCGCTCCGCCCACAAAAAGATGGACATCCTCCCGGGCGATACGGTCGTCATCTCGGCAACGCCGATTCCCGGCAACGAGCGTTATGTCGGACGGACCGTCGACGAGCTGATGCGTTTGGGCGCTCACGTCATCTACGGGCCGGGCTCCGTGTCCGGCGTGCACGTATCCGGTCACGGCAGCCAAGAAGAGCTGAAGCTGATGCTTAACCTGATTCGTCCGAAATATTTCATTCCGATCCACGGCGAATACCGGATGCTCCGGATGCACGGATTGCTTGCGGAATCGGTCGGCATCGAGAAGGACAACATTTTCCTGATCGATATCGGCGATACGGTCGAAATTCAGAACGGCGTCGCGCGCAAAGGCGCGAAAGTGCCGTCGGGCAACGTGCTGATCGACGGGCTCGGCGTCGGAGATGTCGGCAATATCGTGCTTCGCGACCGCAAGCTGCTGTCGCAGGACGGCATTCTGGTTGTCGTCGTGACGCTCAGCAAGCAGGACGGCAAAATCCTTTCCGGTCCGGATATTATCTCCCGGGGGTTTGTATACGTCCGGGAATCTGAAGGCTTGCTCGACGAAGCGAACAAG